The Erigeron canadensis isolate Cc75 chromosome 4, C_canadensis_v1, whole genome shotgun sequence genome window below encodes:
- the LOC122596512 gene encoding protein SMAX1-LIKE 4-like, producing the protein MRSGGCSVQQTLTTEAASVLKHSLSLARRRGHAQVTPLHVAATLLMSSRASILRRACLKSQNNSSTNSTQQQQPPPLHCRALELCFNVALNRLPTTPGPLLHGQPSLSNALIAALKRAQAHQRRGCIENQTQQQQSSCQQQQQQAPLLAIKVELEQLILSILDDPSVSRVMREAGFSSTAVKSNLEDFSSKSLTSAPRVFFGSSTGGGVYSSPSSPNNSDHTYNYHLHNHPQNPNFWQTHFLNHSSEQNPLFISPTKKNPCPESESLKKEVALVIDVLLNKNPRKNTVIVGDSLSITEGVVIELMGKVEKGDVPEELRGAHFIKFQFSSVPLRFMKREEVEMNLADLRRKVESLSSTGSGVIIYAGDLKWTVDEKEVIGYSPVDHLVVDIGRLISQYNNVTTDHKVWLIGTANYHTFMKCKMKQPSSLEVQWCLKAVSVPCGGLGLSLNATTPSGLESRLNMSNKSSCEEMIDRKPLIGSKEEGDDDDMNCCAECNSNYEKEAAAANKPSNTILPFWLHPSTPSSSLHKENLVELKKKWNRLCQSLHQGRHNLNSNYMNSSSLIGNHNQGVVGKSYSSYSSTRYPFWPNNTNHFKNDLSISFGDTLKYQNGGGERTYPRFRRQQSCHIDLSFQKVDQEQPNLDCLKSRQDGKEVKITLGLGNSSPDLCKRQDDVYKCLQENVPWHSEKMHSIVEFLMSSSSSKGFKKDSWFLVEGDDVIGKRRLAMAISEAMFGSHDKLLCFNMRSSANKCENLERMLTNQVNSVVLVEDAEFGDGSFLKYLSDGFENGKFGKNGQAIFILSKGDHLDGDKRGHISPAQMKFIVSEMNPNSEIDQKRKPKWDSGELSKRKVPRIEEYEIKRDLSRESSSNTLDLNIKVEAQEEGRNDPLEFSPNSSDLTREMDGSPRNPLGFLETVKSRIVFDRSPARDILMRDSFLFKMKGVFELVFGGIEFDFDVEQVVLDEVFFGCGVYLNGLFDKWLKEVFQTSLELVKDGGKGVKSLRVCLVIDEKEGGGIGIEEKDEGFMGSNLPNKIKICFIM; encoded by the exons ATGCGATCAGGAGGTTGTAGTGTACAACAGACACTAACAACAGAGGCTGCTTCTGTTTTGAAGCACTCTCTTAGCCTTGCAAGAAGGAGGGGCCATGCTCAGGTCACTCCTCTTCATGTGGCTGCAACTCTTCTCATGAGCTCAAGAGCCAGTATTCTAAGAAGAGCTTGCTTAAAATCTCAAAATAATAGTAGTACTAATTctacacaacaacaacaaccacctCCTCTTCATTGTAGGGCACTTGAACTTTGTTTCAATGTGGCTCTCAATAGGCTTCCAACAACACCTGGACCACTTCTTCATGGTCAACCTTCACTTTCTAATGCTCTTATTGCTGCTCTCAAAAGAGCTCAAGCTCATCAAAGAAGAGGTTGTATTGAAAACCAAACTCAACAACAACAGTCATCTtgtcaacaacaacaacaacaggcaCCATTGTTGGCTATTAAGGTAGAGCTTGAACAGCTTATTTTGTCAATTCTTGATGATCCTAGTGTTAGCAGGGTTATGAGAGAAGCTGGTTTTTCAAGTACTGCTGTTAAAAGCAATTTGGAAGATTTCTCTTCAAAGTCATTGACTTCTGCACCAAGAGTCTTTTTTGGAAGCTCTACTGGTGGTGGTGTTTATTCCTCTCCATCTTCACCAAATAACTCTGATCACACTTATAACTATCATCTTCATAATCATCCTCAAAATCCAAACTTTTGGCAGACCCATTTCTTGAATCACTCTTCTGAACAAAACCCACTTTTTATTTCACCCACAAAGAAAAACCCATGCCCAGAATCAGAATCTTTAAAGAAAGAAGTCGCCTTGGTTATCGATGTTTTACTAAACAAAAACCCACGAAAAAACACCGTAATTGTCGGCGACTCGTTATCGATAACGGAAGGTGTTGTGATAGAGCTAATGGGGAAGGTAGAAAAAGGAGATGTTCCAGAAGAATTAAGAGGTGCACATTTTATAAAGTTTCAGTTTTCATCAGTGCCATTAAGGTTCATGAAAAGGGAAGAAGTAGAGATGAATTTGGCTGATTTAAGAAGAAAAGTTGAGTCATTATCATCTACAGGAAGTGGGGTGATTATATATGCAGGTGACTTAAAATGGACAGTTGATGAAAAAGAAGTTATTGGTTATAGTCCAGTGGATCATTTAGTTGTTGATATTGGTAGGTTGATATCACAATATAATAATGTCACTACTGATCATAAAGTTTGGTTAATTGGGACTGCAAATTATCATACTTTTATGAAATGCAAGATGAAACAGCCTTCTTCTCTTGAGGTTCAATGGTGTCTAAAAGCTGTTTCTGTTCCTTGTGGTGGACTTGGCTTAAGTCTCAATGCAACAACACCAAG TGGGCTTGAATCAAGGTTGAACATGTCAAACAAGTCATCATGCGAAGAAATGATTGATAGGAAGCCATTGATAGGCAGCAAAGAGGaaggagatgatgatgatatgaatTGTTGTGCAGAGTGCAACTCTAATTATGAAAAAGAAGCGGCTGCGGCGAATAAGCCCTCTAATACCATCTTACCATTTTGGCTTCACCCTTCCACACCTTCATCATCCCTTCACAAG GAAAATTTAGTTGAGTTGAAAAAGAAGTGGAATAGACTATGCCAAAGTCTACATCAAGGAAGGCATAATCTAAACAGCAACTACATGAATTCGTCGTCGTTAATCGGCAACCATAATCAAGGAGTGGTTGGGAAAAGCTACTCTTCTTATAGCTCAACACGTTATCCCTTTTGGCCTAATAATACTAATCATTTCAAAAACGATTTGTCAATTTCTTTTGGTGACACGCTGAAGTATCAAAATGGTGGTGGAGAGCGTACTTATCCTCGATTCAGAAGACAACAATCGTGTCACATTGATCTAAGTTTTCAGAAAGTTGATCAAGAACAACCAAACTTGGATTGTCTCAAGAGTAGACAAGATGGTAAAGAAGTTAAAATCACACTTGGTCTTGGAAATTCATCTCCTGATTTGTGCAAAAGACAAGATGATGTGTACAAGTGTTTGCAAGAAAATGTGCCATGGCATTCGGAGAAGATGCATTCGATAGTGGAGTTTTTAATGAGTTCTTCATCGTCTAAAGGTTTCAAGAAAGATTCTTGGTTCTTGGTTGAGGGGGATGATGTTATAGGGAAGAGGCGATTGGCGATGGCGATTTCAGAGGCTATGTTTGGATCTCATGATAAGCTTTTATGCTTTAATATGAGAAGTTCTGCTAACAAATGCGAAAATCTTGAAAGGATGCTGACAAATCAAGTAAATTCTGTTGTGTTGGTAGAAGATGCTGAGTTTGGAGATGGGAGTTTCTTGAAATATTTGAGTGATGGATTTGAGAATGGAAAATTCGGCAAAAATGGTCAAGCTATATTCATTTTGAGTAAGGGTGATCATCTTGATGGTGACAAAAGAGGTCATATTTCACCGGCCCAAATGAAATTCATCGTGAGTGAGATGAATCCTAACTCCGAAATTGATCAAAAGCGAAAGCCCAAATGGGATTCAGGTGAACTAAGCAAGAGAAAAGTTCCAAGAATTGAAGAGTACGAAATCAAGAGAGATTTGTCAAGGGAGTCAAGCTCCAACACTCTTGATCTCAATATCAAAGTTGAGGCACAAGAAGAAGGACGCAACGACCCGTTAGAGTTCAGCCCTAATTCAAGTGACTTGACTCGTGAAATGGATGGTAGTCCTAGGAACCCACTCGGGTTTTTAGAAACAGTTAAGAGTCGGATCGTGTTTGACCGGTCTCCGGCTCGGGATATCTTGATGAGGGATAGTTTTTTGTTCAAGATGAAAGGGGTATTTGAGCTAGTGTTTGGGGGTATAgaatttgattttgatgtggAACAAGTTGTGTTAGATGAGGTTTTCTTTGGTTGTGGGGTATACTTAAATGGCTTGTTTGATAAATGGCTGAAAGAGGTTTTTCAAACAAGCTTAGAATTGGTGAAAGATGGGGGTAAAGGAGTAAAAAGTTTAAGGGTGTGTTTGGTGATAGATGAAAAAGAGGGGGGTGGGATTGGTATAGAAGAAAAAGACGAGGGGTTCATGGGTTCGAATCTCCctaacaaaatcaaaatatgttttattatgtag